The following proteins are co-located in the Acanthochromis polyacanthus isolate Apoly-LR-REF ecotype Palm Island chromosome 7, KAUST_Apoly_ChrSc, whole genome shotgun sequence genome:
- the ch25hl3 gene encoding cholesterol 25-hydroxylase-like protein, whose translation MWEDVGDRGDEVTDRMNATAALVLQGLWEYVRAGQRDILLSLYLPASCAFLTHVLFCAPFLALDALGSVCQRVRSWRIASGSGPPPSLWQWFDCFWRVLYKYVTIVLPATALVQSLRSCKFPELAPTCWQLFVEIVACFLLFDMLYFMWHYAMHRVPWLYRSIHQMHHQHRVPFALAAQDSSPAELLSLLLLALSTIWVVGCHPLSEVIFHLLNSWLAVEDHCGYNLPWALHRLLPCLGGAPFHQAHHSLQSGNYAPYFTHWDQLFGTYRTPVPH comes from the exons ATGTGGGAAGATGTAGGAGACCGTGGTGACGAGGTGACCGACAGAATGAACGCAACAGCAGCTCTTGTCCTCCAGGGGCTCTGGGAGTATGTGAGAGCAGGACAGAGGGACATATTGCTCTCTCTTTACCTGCCCGCGTCCTGCGCCTTCCTGACGCACGTCCTCTTTTGCGCACCTTTCCTGGCGCTGGATGCGCTGGGCAGCGTCTGTCAACGGGTCCGCTCCTGGAGGATCGCCTCCGGCTCGGGTCCTCCGCCGTCTCTCTGGCAGTGGTTTGACTGTTTTTGGAGGGTTTTGTACAAATATGTGACCATCGTCCTGCCCGCCACTGCGCTGGTCCAGAGCCTGCGGAGCTGCAAGTTCCCAGAGCTGGCTCCGACTTGCTGGCAGCTCTTTGTGGAAATTGTGgcttgttttctgctgtttgacaTGCTCTACTTCATGTGGCACTACGCCATGCACAG GGTTCCCTGGTTGTACCGCAGCATCCACCAGATGCACCACCAGCACCGTGTTCCCTTCGCTCTGGCAGCGCAGGACTCTAGTCCggctgagctgctgtcgttGCTACTGCTGGCTCTGAGCACCATCTGGGTGGTGGGCTGTCACCCCCTCAGTGAAGTCATCTTCCACCTCCTCAACAGCTGGCTGGCAGTGGAAGACCACTGTGGCTACAACCTGCCCTGGGCTCTGCATAGACTGCTGCCCTGTCTGGGAGGAGCTCCCTTCCACCAGGCCCACCACAGTCTGCAAAGTGGCAACTATGCCCCCTACTTCACCCACTGGGACCAGCTCTTTGGCACATACCGCACACCAGTACCGCATTAA
- the erlin2 gene encoding erlin-2 yields the protein MAQWGAVFSIIAALGGAALLASVHKIDEGHTGVYYRGGALLTATSGPGFHLMLPFITTYKSVQTTLQTDEVKNVPCGTSGGVMIYFDRIEVVNYLVPSAVYDIVRNFTADYDKALIFNKVHHELNQFCSVHSLQEVYIGLFDQIDENLKLTLQEDLTAMAPGLIIQAVRVTKPNIPESIRRNYELMESEKTKLLISQQTQKVVEKEAETERIKAVIEAEKVAQVAEIKFGQKVMEKETEKKISEIEDSAFLARQRAKADAEFYTAQRTAEANKFKLTPEYLELMKYKAIAANSKIYFGNDIPNMFVDSGSAGSSIKASAAMDIVGEHILDLD from the exons ATGGCACAGTGGGGTGCCGTATTCTCAATAATTGCAGCTCTTGGGGGAGCAGCGCTTTTAGCCTCTGTGCACAAGATTGATGAGGGACACACTGGAGTTTACTACAG GGGAGGGGCTCTCCTGACCGCCACCAGCGGCCCTGGTTTCCATCTCATGCTTCCATTCATCACCACCTACAAATCTGTTCAG ACGACGCTGCAGACAGATGAGGTGAAGAATGTACCATGCGGCACAAG tggAGGAGTGATGATTTACTTTGACCGCATAGAAGTGGTGAACTACCTCGTTCCATCAGCAG TGTATGACATAGTGAGGAACTTCACAGCAGACTACGACAAAGCTTTGATTTTCAACAAAGTTCACCACGAACTCAACCAGTTCTGCAGTGTTCACTCGCTGCAGGAAGTCTACATCGGCTTATTTG ACCAAATCGATGAAAACCTGAAGTTGACGCTACAAGAGGATCTAACAGCCATGGCACCTGGACTTATCATCCAG GCGGTCCGTGTCACAAAACCCAACATCCCAGAGAGCATTCGGAGGAACTACGAGCTTat GGAGAGCGAGAAGACAAAGCTGCTGATCTCTCAACAGACACAGAAGGTTGTAGAAAAGGAGGCAGAGACAGAAAGGATTAAAGCTGTGATag AGGCTGAGAAGGTAGCACAAGTGGCAGAAATCAAGTTTGGCCAGAAAGTGATGGAGAAGGAAACGGAAAAGAAAATCTCTGAAATTGAAG ACAGTGCTTTCCTGGCCCGGCAGAGAGCCAAGGCAGATGCAGAGTTCTATACAGCACAGAGAACTGCTGAGGCCAATAAG TTTAAGTTAACTCCAGAGTATCTGGAGCTAATGAAGTACAAGGCCATCGCAGCCAACAGCAAAATCTACTTTGGGAACGACATACCCAACATGTTTGTGGACTCTGGCTCAGCAGGGAGCTCTATCAAGGCCTCTGCAGCCATGGACATTGTTGGTGAGCACATCCTTGATCTGGATTAG